One Papaver somniferum cultivar HN1 chromosome 10, ASM357369v1, whole genome shotgun sequence genomic window carries:
- the LOC113317195 gene encoding tyrosine-protein phosphatase DSP1-like → MKIEKLLMGRFIEEVILEDEEEFAVDKKIIVSRQEVERQNEVRKEEEEDMFVPPLNFSMVDNGVFRSGFPGVSNFTFLETLGLRSIIYLCPEPYPAANSEFLKSNGIRLFQFPIEGNKECCANIPEDTIREALKIVLDVRNHPLLIHCKRGKHRTGCLVGCLRKSQRWCLSSVFDEYRRFAAAKARITDQRFMEKFDATNLNHLSFSLSCSKK, encoded by the exons ATGAAAATTGAGAAGCTATTAATGGGGAGATTCATTGAAGAAGTGAttttagaagatgaagaagagtttGCAGTTGATAAGAAAATTATTGTCAGTAGACAAGAGGTAGAGAGACAAAATGAagtaagaaaagaagaagaagaagatatgttTGTTCCGCCTTTGAATTTCTCTATGGTGGATAATGGGGTATTTAGGTCTGGTTTCCCTGGTGTATCCAATTTCACTTTCTTGGAAACCCTTGGATTACGTTCTATAAT ATATTTATGTCCGGAACCCTATCCGGCGGCGAACAGTGAATTTCTCAAGTCGAATGGCATTCGGCTTTTCCAATTTCCGATCGAAGGAAACAAG GAGTGTTGTGCGAACATTCCAGAGGATACAATTCGTGAGGCACTTAAAATTGTACTGG ATGTTAGGAATCACCCACTGCTAATTCATTGCAAACGAGGGAAA CACCGGACTGGTTGTCTTGTTGGTTGCTTAAGAAAATCACAAAGATGGTGTTTGTCATCTGTGTTTGACGAATACAGAAGGTTTGCTGCTGCTAAGGCTAGGATTACAGATCAGAGGTTTATGGAGAAGTTTGATGCTACTAATTTGAATCACTTGTCATTTTCATTATCATGTTCAAAGAAGTAG